The following are encoded in a window of Nocardia sp. BMG111209 genomic DNA:
- a CDS encoding MFS transporter, which produces MTSTVRPPAHAAARSKHAATRPRTTQPKAVWAVAFASVIAFMGIGLVDPILKPIGEQLHASPSQVTLLFTSYMLVTGVAMLITGVVSSRYGAKRTLLSGLAIIVVFAALAGSSHSVGQIVGFRAGWGLGNALFIATALATIVGSATGGVARAIILYEAALGIGIAAGPLVGGFLGGITWRAPFFGVSVLMAVAFVALIVLLPEAPRPDRHTSIIAPFQALRFRGLLLVSITALLYNYGFFTLLAYTPFPLNMGTYAIGFIFFGWGLLLAIASVWLAPGLQRRFGTVPMVATALALFAADLAVMAIGAHHRPVLIVCTVLAGLFLGVNNTLITEAVMTSAPVERSTASAAYSFVRFVGGAAAPYLAGKLGEHATALPFWVGAGCTAVGVVVFLGGRSALGPATGHHHDPAPHSVAEAQAITLADD; this is translated from the coding sequence ATGACCAGTACCGTCCGACCTCCCGCCCATGCGGCCGCCCGTTCGAAGCACGCGGCCACCCGTCCGCGAACCACACAACCGAAGGCCGTCTGGGCGGTGGCCTTCGCCTCGGTGATCGCGTTCATGGGTATCGGCCTGGTCGATCCGATCCTGAAGCCGATCGGCGAACAGCTGCACGCCTCGCCGTCCCAGGTGACGCTGCTGTTCACCAGCTACATGCTGGTCACGGGCGTGGCGATGCTGATCACCGGTGTGGTCTCCAGCCGGTACGGGGCCAAGCGGACGCTGCTGTCCGGCCTCGCGATCATCGTGGTCTTCGCGGCGCTGGCGGGTAGTTCGCACAGCGTGGGTCAGATCGTCGGTTTCCGGGCCGGATGGGGCCTCGGCAACGCGCTGTTCATCGCGACCGCGCTGGCCACCATCGTGGGCTCGGCCACCGGCGGGGTCGCCCGGGCCATCATCCTGTACGAGGCCGCGCTGGGCATCGGCATCGCCGCGGGTCCGCTGGTCGGTGGCTTCCTCGGCGGAATCACTTGGCGCGCACCGTTCTTCGGCGTCTCGGTGCTGATGGCGGTGGCGTTCGTCGCGCTGATCGTGCTGCTGCCGGAGGCGCCGCGGCCCGACCGGCACACCTCGATCATCGCGCCGTTCCAGGCATTACGGTTCCGCGGGCTGTTGCTCGTGAGTATCACCGCGCTGCTGTACAACTACGGATTCTTCACGCTGCTGGCCTACACCCCGTTCCCGTTGAACATGGGCACCTACGCGATCGGCTTCATCTTCTTCGGCTGGGGTCTGCTGCTGGCGATCGCCTCGGTGTGGCTCGCGCCCGGATTGCAGCGCCGCTTCGGAACCGTTCCGATGGTCGCGACCGCGCTCGCGCTGTTCGCCGCCGACCTGGCCGTGATGGCGATCGGCGCGCACCACCGGCCGGTGCTGATCGTCTGCACCGTGCTGGCCGGCCTGTTCCTCGGCGTCAACAACACGCTGATCACCGAGGCCGTGATGACCTCCGCGCCGGTGGAACGCTCCACCGCCTCGGCCGCCTACAGCTTCGTCCGCTTCGTCGGCGGCGCGGCGGCCCCCTATCTGGCCGGCAAGCTCGGCGAGCACGCGACGGCGTTGCCGTTCTGGGTCGGCGCCGGCTGTACCGCGGTCGGCGTGGTGGTGTTCCTGGGCGGCCGCTCCGCCCTGGGGCCCGCCACCGGTCACCACCACGATCCGGCGCCGCACAGCGTCGCGGAGGCCCAGGCGATCACCCTCGCCGACGACTGA
- a CDS encoding acyl-CoA dehydrogenase family protein: protein MRFALAPEQRDFAGSLRKICETAGTPNIVRSWSGGDHRGGRGLIRQLAGAGALGLIVDERYGGFGATPVDLVVACVEFGRAAVPGPLVETAAVIPALLQALPDPAPAQRWLPALAEGTVLGTIGPAADQPALDADTAEVVLAVDGDRLSAAHRIGPIRSVDAARRLFSTAADETVAEGDGVRAAAAAAFDAGVLAVAAQTLGAGRALLDTSVSYVKQRRQFGKPIGQYQAVKHHLANVLIGLEMAEPLLYRAALSVAGDDPDIRARDVSAAKVACADAAYRAARTALQVHGAIGYTAEFDLSLWLTKVMALRTAWGTGDFHRGRVAAALRAERGAA from the coding sequence ATGAGATTTGCCCTGGCTCCCGAACAACGGGATTTCGCCGGCAGCCTGCGCAAGATCTGCGAGACCGCGGGGACCCCGAACATCGTCCGCAGCTGGAGCGGTGGTGATCACCGCGGCGGGCGCGGGCTGATCCGCCAGCTGGCGGGCGCCGGTGCGCTGGGGCTGATCGTCGACGAGCGGTACGGCGGATTCGGCGCCACGCCGGTGGATCTGGTGGTGGCGTGCGTGGAATTCGGCCGGGCCGCGGTGCCGGGTCCGCTGGTGGAGACCGCCGCGGTGATTCCCGCACTGCTGCAAGCGCTTCCGGATCCCGCGCCGGCGCAGCGCTGGCTGCCCGCGCTGGCCGAGGGCACGGTGCTGGGCACGATCGGCCCGGCCGCGGACCAGCCCGCTCTCGACGCCGACACCGCCGAGGTGGTGCTGGCCGTCGACGGTGACCGGCTCTCGGCCGCGCATCGGATCGGCCCGATCCGCTCGGTGGACGCCGCCCGCCGCCTGTTCTCGACCGCCGCCGACGAGACGGTCGCCGAGGGGGACGGGGTGCGCGCCGCCGCGGCGGCCGCCTTCGACGCCGGTGTGCTGGCCGTCGCGGCCCAGACCCTCGGCGCGGGCCGCGCACTGCTGGACACCAGCGTGTCCTATGTGAAACAGCGGCGGCAGTTCGGCAAGCCGATCGGGCAGTACCAGGCCGTCAAACATCACCTGGCGAATGTGCTGATCGGCCTGGAGATGGCCGAGCCGCTGCTGTACCGGGCGGCCCTGAGCGTCGCCGGCGACGATCCGGACATCCGGGCCCGCGACGTCTCCGCGGCCAAGGTGGCCTGCGCCGATGCCGCCTACCGTGCGGCCCGGACCGCTCTGCAGGTGCACGGCGCCATCGGCTACACCGCCGAATTCGACCTGTCGCTGTGGCTGACGAAGGTGATGGCGCTGCGAACAGCCTGGGGCACCGGCGATTTCCATCGCGGCCGGGTCGCCGCGGCACTGCGGGCCGAGCGGGGTGCGGCGTGA
- a CDS encoding MarR family winged helix-turn-helix transcriptional regulator, with protein MQSNQAEGSAPFTPAQSHLVDIAVAVGRLVRVVRSLEERPPATLRALSVLDERRALRISEFARLDGCSQPTATALIGRLAAAGLVGRTRDPGDSRAVVVELTPAGRDCLNASRRVIGTTLADRLPSFGPDRLDRLRAELAELLGELKRTAPQRFPDQEQ; from the coding sequence GTGCAGTCGAACCAGGCGGAGGGATCCGCGCCCTTCACCCCGGCGCAGAGCCATCTGGTCGACATCGCGGTCGCCGTCGGCCGGTTGGTCCGGGTGGTCCGATCGCTCGAGGAGCGGCCGCCCGCGACCCTGCGGGCGCTGTCGGTCCTGGACGAACGACGGGCGCTGCGGATCAGCGAGTTCGCCCGCCTCGACGGCTGCTCCCAGCCGACGGCAACGGCGCTGATCGGCAGGCTGGCGGCCGCTGGGCTCGTCGGCCGGACCAGGGATCCCGGCGACTCCAGAGCCGTGGTCGTCGAGCTGACCCCGGCGGGACGCGACTGCCTGAACGCGTCCCGCCGGGTGATCGGCACGACCCTCGCCGACCGGCTGCCCTCCTTCGGCCCGGACCGGCTGGACCGGCTGCGCGCCGAGCTGGCCGAGCTGCTCGGTGAATTGAAAAGAACTGCACCACAACGTTTTCCAGACCAGGAACAGTGA
- a CDS encoding acyl-CoA dehydrogenase family protein, which translates to MSTTAERHELATTVRAALTRHGDRTVLRRAIDGDTGYDEHLWRVLCEQVGVAALAVPEEFGGIGAGLAEALIVVAELGRTLHAPPMLGSAVLGVQALLLSGDADACARLLPEVAEGARTLAVCWAGARGWDDFGVRAENGKLSGTAHYVLDGGAADTLIVVTATGLYEIDAAATGVTRTAVATMDVTRRLWEIGFDAAPARALVGDAAAPAARLRDIAWAALAAEQVGAADECLRATVEYTGSRVQFGRPIGGFQALKHRMADMYVLVESARSVADSAISALDAGDEFAGAEIAAARIHCTESFRSVAGEMIQLHGGIAITWEHDAHLFFKRAHADAELFGVPARPLARPA; encoded by the coding sequence GTGAGCACCACCGCGGAACGCCACGAACTCGCCACCACCGTGCGCGCGGCCCTGACCCGGCACGGTGACCGCACCGTGCTGCGGCGCGCGATCGACGGCGACACCGGATACGACGAGCACCTGTGGCGCGTGTTGTGCGAGCAGGTCGGCGTCGCGGCGCTCGCGGTGCCGGAGGAGTTCGGCGGCATCGGCGCGGGTCTCGCCGAGGCGCTGATCGTCGTGGCGGAGCTCGGCCGCACCCTGCACGCGCCGCCGATGCTCGGCTCGGCGGTGCTCGGCGTGCAGGCGCTGCTGCTGTCCGGCGACGCCGACGCGTGTGCGCGACTGCTGCCGGAGGTCGCCGAGGGTGCCCGCACCCTGGCGGTGTGCTGGGCCGGCGCGCGCGGCTGGGACGACTTCGGCGTCCGGGCCGAGAACGGAAAGCTCAGCGGCACCGCGCATTACGTGCTCGACGGAGGCGCGGCCGATACGCTGATCGTGGTCACCGCCACCGGACTGTACGAAATCGACGCCGCCGCAACCGGAGTCACCCGGACGGCGGTGGCGACGATGGATGTCACCCGGCGCCTGTGGGAGATCGGCTTCGACGCCGCCCCCGCCCGTGCGCTGGTGGGTGACGCCGCTGCGCCGGCCGCCCGGCTGCGCGACATCGCCTGGGCCGCACTGGCGGCCGAGCAGGTGGGCGCGGCGGACGAATGCCTCCGCGCGACAGTCGAATACACCGGATCCCGGGTGCAGTTCGGGCGGCCGATCGGCGGCTTCCAGGCGTTGAAGCACCGGATGGCGGATATGTACGTACTGGTGGAATCGGCACGCTCCGTGGCCGATTCGGCGATCTCCGCTTTGGACGCGGGCGACGAGTTCGCCGGCGCGGAGATCGCGGCCGCGCGGATCCACTGCACGGAATCCTTCCGATCCGTGGCCGGGGAGATGATCCAGCTGCACGGCGGTATCGCCATCACCTGGGAACACGACGCCCATCTGTTCTTCAAGCGCGCGCACGCCGACGCCGAGTTGTTCGGCGTCCCCGCGCGACCGCTGGCCCGACCGGCCTGA
- a CDS encoding SDR family oxidoreductase: protein MTDLSVPPPPVAGHGLLTGRTAVITAAAGTGIGSATARRLLDEGADVVVSDWHERRLKQTEEELRAAYPDRRVAAVVCDVTSTGQVDALIRDAAAALGRIDIMVNNAGLGGETPVVDMTDEQWDRVLDITLNGTFRCTRAVLNYFRTAGHGGVVVNNASVLGWRAQYGQAHYAAAKAGVMALTRCSAVEAAELGVRINAVAPSIARHPFLDKVSSTELLDRLSADEAFGRAAEPWEVAATIAVLASDYTSYLTGEVVSVSSQRA, encoded by the coding sequence GTGACCGACCTCTCCGTTCCGCCGCCACCCGTCGCCGGCCACGGCCTGCTCACCGGCCGCACCGCGGTGATCACCGCCGCGGCCGGTACCGGCATCGGCTCCGCGACCGCGCGCCGGCTGCTCGACGAGGGCGCCGACGTCGTGGTCTCCGATTGGCACGAGCGCCGGTTGAAGCAGACCGAGGAGGAATTGCGCGCCGCGTATCCGGATCGCCGGGTCGCCGCGGTGGTGTGCGACGTGACCAGTACCGGACAGGTCGACGCCCTGATCCGCGACGCGGCCGCGGCGCTGGGCCGCATCGACATCATGGTCAACAACGCCGGTCTCGGCGGCGAGACCCCGGTGGTCGACATGACCGACGAGCAGTGGGACCGGGTCCTCGACATCACCCTCAACGGGACCTTCAGGTGTACCCGGGCCGTCCTCAACTACTTCCGCACCGCGGGCCACGGCGGCGTGGTGGTCAACAACGCCAGCGTGCTCGGCTGGCGGGCCCAGTACGGGCAGGCGCACTACGCCGCCGCCAAGGCCGGCGTCATGGCGCTGACCAGGTGCAGCGCGGTGGAGGCCGCCGAACTGGGGGTGCGGATCAACGCGGTGGCGCCGAGCATCGCGCGGCATCCGTTCCTGGACAAGGTCAGCTCCACCGAACTGCTGGATCGACTGTCGGCCGACGAGGCGTTCGGCCGGGCCGCCGAACCGTGGGAGGTCGCGGCCACGATCGCCGTGCTGGCCAGCGATTACACCTCGTATCTGACCGGTGAGGTGGTGTCGGTCTCCAGCCAGCGCGCCTGA
- a CDS encoding acyl-CoA dehydrogenase family protein: protein MDLDFDSGAEEFRAEVREFLRANVPATPLPSMDTRAGFEAHRAWERTMAEARLSVVAWPAEFGGRDASLLEWVLFEEEYYAAGAPGRVSQNGIFLLAPTLFEHGSPEQLGRILPRMARGDDIWAQAWSEPEAGSDLAGIRSTARRTTGGWILDGQKTWSSRAAYADWAFGLFRSDPDAERHRGLTYVMFPLTADGVTVRPIPQLDGEPGFAELFLDSVFVPDRDVIGEPHNGWQVAMATSSNERGLSLRSPGRFTATARRLLDLWRETADPADTAARNAVVDCWIGAEAYRLATWGTVTRLAEGGKLGAESSVNKVFWSDLDIGLHETALDLLGAAAERSGPWTDGYLFSLAGPIYAGTNEIQRNIVAERLLGLPR, encoded by the coding sequence ATGGATCTCGACTTCGATTCCGGCGCCGAGGAATTCCGCGCCGAGGTACGGGAGTTCCTGCGCGCCAACGTACCCGCCACGCCGCTGCCCTCGATGGACACCCGCGCGGGCTTCGAGGCGCATCGCGCCTGGGAGCGCACCATGGCCGAGGCCCGCCTGTCGGTGGTGGCCTGGCCCGCCGAATTCGGCGGACGCGACGCGTCGTTGCTCGAATGGGTGCTGTTCGAGGAGGAGTACTACGCCGCCGGCGCGCCGGGCCGGGTCAGCCAGAACGGCATCTTCCTGCTGGCGCCGACCCTGTTCGAACACGGCAGCCCGGAACAGCTGGGCCGCATCCTGCCGCGGATGGCGCGCGGCGACGACATCTGGGCGCAGGCCTGGTCCGAGCCCGAGGCGGGCAGCGATCTCGCCGGTATCCGATCCACCGCGCGGCGGACCACCGGCGGCTGGATCCTCGACGGCCAGAAGACCTGGAGTTCCCGTGCGGCGTACGCGGATTGGGCCTTCGGCCTGTTCCGCAGCGACCCGGACGCGGAACGGCACCGCGGCCTCACCTATGTGATGTTCCCGCTGACCGCCGACGGCGTCACCGTGCGGCCGATCCCGCAGCTCGACGGCGAGCCCGGCTTCGCGGAACTGTTCCTGGACAGCGTGTTCGTGCCGGATCGGGACGTGATCGGCGAACCGCACAACGGCTGGCAGGTGGCGATGGCGACCTCCAGCAACGAGCGCGGCCTGTCGCTGCGCAGCCCCGGCCGGTTCACCGCGACCGCGCGGCGGCTGCTCGACCTGTGGCGCGAGACCGCCGATCCGGCCGATACCGCGGCCCGGAATGCGGTGGTGGACTGCTGGATCGGCGCCGAGGCGTATCGGCTGGCCACCTGGGGCACCGTGACCAGGCTGGCCGAGGGCGGCAAGCTCGGCGCGGAATCCTCGGTGAACAAGGTGTTCTGGTCGGATCTGGACATCGGCCTGCACGAGACCGCTCTCGACCTGCTGGGCGCCGCCGCCGAGCGCAGCGGTCCGTGGACCGACGGTTACCTGTTCTCGCTGGCGGGCCCGATCTACGCCGGTACCAACGAGATTCAGCGCAACATCGTCGCCGAACGCCTCCTCGGGCTGCCGCGCTGA
- a CDS encoding FadD3 family acyl-CoA ligase: protein MTTPPQTTPGALHAAARAYGDATAVHDGDVELSWSQLLDEVRQVAGALIARGVARGDRVAIWAPNTHHWVIAALAAHYTGAALVPLNTRYVADEATDVLARVGATALFIAGPFLGRDRLAELRATAPELDIATVITIPAEGTDSAAPDRISWTRLPELAATIPAERITERGESVAPEDISDILFTSGTTGRSKGTLVAQRQALAVSRAWAQCATLNSSDRYLVIPPFFHNFGYKAAILTCLVTGATIVPQATFDVPEAMRLVQDLRITVLTGPPTIYQTVLDHPRRAEFDLSSLRVAVTGASVVPVVLIERMRDVLRFDVVLTAYGLSESAGFGTMCLPEDDAETIANTSGRAIADFEIRIASNGEVLMRGPNVMLGYLDDPVNTAETIDPEGWLHTGDVGVLDERGYLKITDRLKDMYISGGFNVYPAEIEQNLARLDGVAESAVIGVPDERMGEVGKAYVVRAPGAEVSTADVLAHAGRSLANFKVPRYVEFRDQLPYSAAGKVLKRQLREENS from the coding sequence GTGACAACCCCTCCGCAGACCACCCCCGGCGCGCTGCACGCGGCGGCCCGCGCCTACGGCGACGCGACCGCCGTACACGACGGCGACGTCGAACTGAGCTGGTCGCAGCTGCTGGACGAGGTCCGGCAGGTGGCCGGTGCGCTGATCGCCCGCGGCGTCGCCCGCGGCGACCGGGTCGCCATCTGGGCCCCGAACACCCATCACTGGGTGATCGCCGCGCTCGCCGCCCACTACACCGGCGCGGCACTGGTACCGCTGAACACCCGCTACGTCGCCGACGAGGCCACCGACGTCCTGGCCCGGGTCGGCGCCACCGCGCTGTTCATCGCCGGGCCGTTCCTCGGACGGGATCGGCTGGCCGAATTACGCGCCACCGCACCGGAACTCGACATCGCCACGGTGATCACGATCCCCGCCGAGGGCACCGATTCCGCCGCGCCGGACCGGATCTCCTGGACACGACTGCCCGAACTCGCCGCGACGATCCCCGCCGAGCGGATCACCGAACGCGGCGAATCGGTTGCGCCGGAGGATATCTCGGACATCCTCTTCACCTCCGGCACCACCGGGCGCAGCAAGGGCACCCTGGTGGCGCAGCGGCAGGCCCTCGCGGTGTCCCGGGCGTGGGCGCAGTGCGCCACCCTGAACAGCTCCGACCGCTATCTGGTGATCCCGCCGTTCTTCCACAACTTCGGCTACAAGGCGGCGATCCTGACCTGCCTGGTCACCGGCGCGACCATCGTGCCGCAGGCCACCTTCGACGTACCCGAGGCGATGCGGCTGGTCCAGGATCTGCGCATCACCGTGCTGACCGGGCCGCCCACCATCTATCAGACCGTCCTGGACCATCCCCGCCGCGCCGAATTCGATCTGTCCAGCCTGCGGGTCGCGGTCACCGGCGCCTCCGTGGTGCCGGTGGTGCTGATCGAGCGGATGCGCGACGTCCTGCGTTTCGACGTGGTGCTCACCGCGTACGGCCTGTCGGAATCGGCCGGCTTCGGCACCATGTGCCTGCCCGAGGACGACGCGGAGACCATCGCCAACACCTCCGGCCGGGCCATCGCCGATTTCGAGATCCGCATCGCGAGCAACGGCGAGGTGCTGATGCGTGGCCCCAACGTCATGCTCGGCTATCTGGACGATCCGGTGAACACCGCCGAGACCATCGATCCCGAGGGCTGGCTGCACACCGGCGACGTGGGCGTGCTGGACGAGCGCGGCTACCTGAAGATCACCGACCGGCTCAAGGACATGTACATCTCCGGCGGATTCAACGTGTATCCGGCCGAGATCGAGCAGAACCTGGCCCGGCTCGACGGCGTCGCCGAATCCGCGGTGATCGGCGTACCGGACGAGCGGATGGGCGAGGTCGGCAAGGCATACGTGGTGCGCGCACCCGGCGCCGAGGTCAGCACCGCGGACGTGCTCGCCCACGCGGGCCGCTCCCTGGCCAACTTCAAGGTGCCGCGCTACGTCGAATTCCGCGATCAGCTGCCCTACAGCGCCGCCGGGAAAGTGCTCAAGCGGCAACTACGTGAGGAGAATTCGTGA
- a CDS encoding TetR/AcrR family transcriptional regulator: protein MADVTAPDTAKSARRTELLALAAELFAERGLRATTVRDIADAAGILSGSLYHHFDSKESMVDEILRGFLDDLFGRYREIVAANLSARDTLEALVIASYESFDHSHAAVAIYQAEAKRLSGTPRFDYIDEYNREFRQIWSRVLELGVADGSFRPELDVELALRFLRDTVWVAVRWYRPGGRITVGTLAKQYLTIVLDGLTNPETRAVPAEQLSGATEHSK from the coding sequence ATGGCCGATGTGACCGCACCCGACACCGCCAAATCCGCACGTCGTACCGAACTGCTCGCCCTGGCGGCCGAGCTGTTCGCCGAACGTGGGCTGCGTGCCACCACGGTCCGGGACATCGCCGACGCGGCCGGGATTCTATCCGGCAGTCTCTACCATCACTTCGATTCCAAGGAGTCGATGGTGGACGAGATCCTGCGCGGCTTCCTCGACGACCTCTTCGGCCGCTACCGGGAGATCGTCGCCGCGAACCTGTCGGCGCGGGATACGTTGGAGGCGTTGGTGATCGCGTCGTACGAGTCGTTCGATCACTCGCACGCCGCGGTGGCGATCTATCAGGCCGAGGCCAAACGACTCAGTGGCACACCGCGTTTCGACTACATCGACGAATACAACCGGGAATTCCGGCAGATCTGGTCCCGGGTGCTGGAACTCGGCGTCGCCGACGGCAGCTTCCGGCCCGAGCTGGATGTCGAACTGGCGCTGCGGTTCCTGCGCGACACGGTATGGGTCGCGGTGCGCTGGTACCGGCCCGGCGGCCGGATCACCGTCGGCACCCTCGCCAAGCAGTACCTCACCATCGTGCTGGACGGGCTCACCAATCCGGAGACCCGGGCGGTGCCGGCCGAACAGCTTTCCGGCGCAACGGAACACAGCAAGTAG
- a CDS encoding acetyl-CoA C-acetyltransferase, whose product MREAYVIDAVRTPVGKRGGALAGVHPADLGAAALRGLLGRNAIDPVQVDDVIVGCVDNIGPQAGNIGRTAWLTAGYPEEVPGVTVDRQCGSSQQAINFGAQAIMSGTAEVIVAGGVQNMSAIPISAAMLAGKEYGFESPFVGAEGWDHRYGTGEVSQFNGAQLIAEKWDISREDMEHWALRSHDRARAAIAEGRFDREIVPVGDFWIDQGPRETSLAKMAALQPLSEGSRLTAAVASQISDGASATLLASEWAVQEYGLTPRARIHHVSARGADPIYMLTAPIAATRWALEKTGLTIDDIDVIEINEAFASVVLAWLKETGADPDKVNVNGGAIALGHPLGATGAKLFATLLHELERRGGRYGLLTICEGGGTANVTIIERIGA is encoded by the coding sequence GTGCGGGAGGCGTACGTGATCGACGCCGTGCGCACGCCGGTCGGCAAGCGCGGCGGCGCGCTGGCCGGGGTGCATCCGGCCGATCTCGGCGCCGCCGCGCTGCGCGGGCTGCTCGGCCGCAACGCGATCGACCCCGTGCAGGTCGACGATGTGATCGTCGGCTGCGTCGACAACATCGGCCCGCAGGCCGGCAATATCGGCCGCACCGCCTGGCTCACCGCCGGATATCCGGAGGAGGTGCCCGGCGTCACCGTCGACCGGCAGTGCGGATCCAGCCAGCAGGCGATCAACTTCGGCGCGCAGGCCATCATGAGCGGCACCGCCGAGGTGATCGTGGCCGGCGGCGTGCAGAACATGAGCGCCATCCCGATCTCGGCCGCGATGCTGGCCGGGAAGGAGTACGGCTTCGAATCCCCGTTCGTCGGCGCCGAGGGCTGGGACCACCGCTACGGCACCGGCGAGGTGTCGCAGTTCAACGGTGCGCAGCTGATCGCCGAGAAGTGGGACATCAGCCGCGAGGATATGGAGCACTGGGCGCTGCGCAGTCACGACCGGGCCCGCGCCGCCATCGCCGAGGGCCGCTTCGATCGCGAGATCGTGCCGGTCGGCGATTTCTGGATCGATCAGGGCCCGCGCGAGACCAGTCTCGCGAAAATGGCCGCGCTGCAACCGTTGTCGGAGGGCAGCCGGCTGACGGCGGCCGTCGCCAGCCAGATCTCCGACGGTGCGAGCGCCACCCTGCTGGCCTCGGAGTGGGCGGTGCAGGAGTACGGGCTGACCCCGCGGGCGCGCATCCATCACGTGAGCGCGCGCGGCGCGGATCCGATCTACATGCTCACCGCCCCGATCGCGGCCACCAGATGGGCGCTCGAGAAGACCGGTCTCACCATCGACGACATCGATGTGATCGAAATCAACGAGGCGTTCGCCTCCGTGGTGCTGGCGTGGCTGAAGGAGACCGGCGCGGATCCGGACAAGGTGAATGTCAACGGCGGCGCGATCGCCCTCGGACATCCGCTCGGGGCAACGGGCGCAAAGCTTTTCGCGACACTGCTGCACGAGCTGGAACGTCGCGGGGGACGGTACGGCCTGCTCACCATCTGCGAGGGTGGCGGCACCGCGAATGTGACGATCATCGAGCGGATCGGGGCCTGA
- a CDS encoding acyl-CoA dehydrogenase family protein, with protein MSAIQTSDSVTGTPADDRRFAAEIREWLAENLGGRFRELRGLGGPGREHEAFDERLEWDRHLAAAGWTCLGWPARYGGRDATLRQQVIFHEEYAKADAPARVSHLGEELLGPTLLAFGTEEQKQRFLPGIKTVTQLWCQGYSEPGAGSDLAAVSTSARLDGEHWVINGQKIWTSLAHLSDWCFAVCRTEPGSVRHKGLSYLLVPMKQPGVQVRPIVQLTGTSEFNEVFFDDARTEAGLVVGAPGDGWRVAMGTLTFERGISTVGQQIRFARELADLEAVARSTGALGDPVLAERLDRAWVGLRVLRAHALRTLESAHETVDARTAAGQASVSKLLWANWHRGLGELAMDVLGAPGLLARDLDGASSGELNEWQRLYLFTRADTIYGGSNEVQRNIIAERVLGLPREAR; from the coding sequence GTGAGCGCGATCCAGACTTCCGATTCGGTCACCGGGACACCCGCCGACGACCGGCGATTCGCCGCCGAGATCCGTGAATGGCTGGCCGAGAACCTCGGCGGGCGATTCCGGGAACTGCGCGGACTCGGCGGACCGGGCCGCGAGCACGAGGCCTTCGACGAGCGGCTGGAATGGGACCGGCACCTCGCCGCGGCGGGCTGGACCTGCCTCGGCTGGCCCGCGCGGTACGGCGGCCGTGACGCCACGCTGCGGCAGCAGGTGATCTTCCACGAGGAGTACGCGAAAGCCGATGCGCCCGCGCGGGTGTCGCACCTGGGTGAGGAACTGCTCGGACCGACGCTGCTGGCCTTCGGCACCGAGGAACAGAAGCAGCGCTTCCTGCCCGGTATCAAGACCGTCACACAGCTGTGGTGCCAAGGCTATTCGGAGCCCGGCGCCGGTTCCGACCTGGCCGCGGTGAGCACCTCGGCCCGCCTCGACGGCGAGCACTGGGTGATCAACGGCCAGAAGATCTGGACCTCGCTGGCCCATCTGTCCGACTGGTGCTTCGCGGTCTGCCGCACCGAGCCGGGATCGGTTCGGCACAAAGGGCTTTCGTATCTGCTGGTACCGATGAAGCAGCCGGGTGTACAGGTCCGGCCGATTGTCCAGCTCACCGGCACCTCGGAATTCAACGAGGTGTTCTTCGACGACGCGCGCACCGAGGCGGGCCTGGTGGTCGGCGCACCCGGCGACGGCTGGCGAGTTGCCATGGGCACCTTGACCTTCGAGCGCGGCATCTCGACCGTCGGCCAGCAGATCCGGTTCGCCCGGGAACTCGCGGATCTGGAGGCGGTGGCCCGATCCACCGGCGCGCTCGGCGATCCGGTGCTGGCCGAGCGCCTCGACCGGGCCTGGGTGGGCCTGCGGGTACTGCGCGCACACGCGCTGCGCACGCTGGAATCCGCGCACGAGACCGTCGACGCCCGCACCGCCGCCGGGCAGGCCTCGGTGTCGAAGTTGTTGTGGGCCAACTGGCATCGCGGCCTCGGCGAACTCGCCATGGACGTGCTCGGCGCACCCGGCCTGCTGGCCCGCGACCTCGACGGCGCGAGTTCCGGCGAGCTGAACGAATGGCAGCGGCTGTACCTGTTCACCCGCGCCGACACCATCTACGGCGGCTCGAACGAGGTGCAGCGCAACATCATCGCCGAACGCGTCCTCGGCCTGCCTCGCGAAGCGCGTTGA